One window of Trifolium pratense cultivar HEN17-A07 linkage group LG5, ARS_RC_1.1, whole genome shotgun sequence genomic DNA carries:
- the LOC123885778 gene encoding trihelix transcription factor ASIL2 has product MEDDARYPSKGYPFRRKNPNLRQKHPIRNLQYHHYNDPEDNNNIDEEFDDYNIDEDGIENGYIGNFEENKGFIGKKRKLRSGGSSSGGGGGSVSNYELVPRGKFSYINRGGGGGVGGGGSSGSEEWTEHATFVLLEIWGEKFLQLGRNSLRSEEWHEVSEKVSEELKIERSVEQCRSVLDKVKRRYKKEKSRMDEMGLGVNSCKWPFFKRMDMLMSSSARQEYGLACGVDSGEYVFMNTRVYLNRSNGFDEMRDSPGESEASDDEEEDGDDDDLDEVDKEEEEASYRVLADSIQKFGKIYEKIENTKRQQMMELEKMRLDFNRELELQKKQILERAQAEISKIQEPGDDGHDEEVEDGEETGTSADNLSE; this is encoded by the coding sequence ATGGAAGACGATGCTAGATACCCATCAAAAGGTTACCCATTCAGACGCAAAAACCCTAACCTTCGTCAAAAACATCCAATTCGCAATTTACAATATCATCACTACAACGATCCTGAAGACAACAACAACATCGACGAAGAATTCGACGATTACAATATAGATGAAGACGGAATTGAAAATGGGTATATCGGTAATTTCGAAGAAAACAAAGGGTTCATCggtaaaaagagaaaattgcGTAGCGGTGGTAGTagtagtggtggtggtggtggttctgTTTCAAATTATGAATTGGTGCCACGTGGAAAATTCTCATACATTAATCgcggcggtggtggtggtgtcGGCGGTGGTGGTTCTTCTGGGTCAGAGGAATGGACAGAACATGCAACATTTGTGTTGTTAGAGATTTGGGGTGAAAAGTTTCTTCAACTTGGAAGAAACAGTTTGAGATCAGAGGAATGGCATGAAGTATCTGAGAAAGTTTCTGaagaattgaaaattgaaaggaGTGTTGAACAATGTAGAAGTGTATTGGATAAAGTGAAAAGAAGGTATAAGAAAGAGAAGAGTAGAATGGATgaaatgggtttgggtgtaaatTCTTGTAAGTGGCCATTTTTTAAGAGAATGGATATGTTGATGTCTTCGAGTGCGAGACAAGAGTATGGACTTGCTTGCGGTGTTGATTCGGGGGAATATGTGTTTATGAATACTCGGGTTTATTTGAATAGGTCGAATGGTTTTGATGAGATGAGGGATAGTCCTGGTGAGTCTGAGGCATCTGATGATGAGGAGGaggatggtgatgatgatgatttggaTGAGGTTGATAAGGAAGAGGAGGAGGCTTCTTATAGGGTTTTGGCTGATTCTATTCAGAAGTTTGGGAAGATATATGAGAAGATTGAGAATACTAAGAGGCAACAAATGATGGAGTTGGAGAAGATGAGGTTGGATTTTAATAGGGAGTTGGAGTTGCAGAAGAAGCAGATTTTGGAAAGGGCTCAGGCTGAAATATCAAAAATACAGGAACCAGGAGATGATGGTCATGATGAAGAGGTGGAGGATGGAGAAGAGACAGGCACTTCTGCAGATAATCTCAGTGAATAA